Proteins found in one Paenibacillus dendritiformis genomic segment:
- a CDS encoding CPBP family intramembrane glutamic endopeptidase → MNKMNIASIMVSAMLQVGLFTAIPFVWWLVTARRHQSFLRWLGWKRPVIEHKKRFYLQLLSIILLFTPVMLLLYVFVDSSDAAVSQFSGQGVSALVPVFFYSFIQTGLSEEIVFRGFLCKRLSAKTGFFAGNIIQASLFGLMHGALFYSSVPLYAAIALAIATGGMGWFMGWINEKKAGGSILPSWFIHGFANLASSFAAMANII, encoded by the coding sequence ATGAATAAGATGAATATCGCATCCATAATGGTGAGCGCCATGCTTCAAGTCGGCCTATTCACAGCGATTCCGTTCGTATGGTGGTTGGTTACGGCCCGAAGACATCAGTCTTTCCTGCGCTGGCTTGGTTGGAAGAGGCCGGTGATCGAGCACAAAAAACGATTTTATTTGCAGCTGCTGAGCATTATTCTACTATTTACGCCAGTCATGCTGCTCCTGTATGTTTTTGTCGATTCATCGGATGCGGCCGTGTCGCAATTTTCCGGGCAAGGCGTATCTGCGCTCGTTCCCGTATTCTTCTATTCTTTTATTCAGACGGGGTTATCGGAGGAAATCGTCTTTCGGGGCTTCCTGTGCAAGCGCCTATCAGCAAAGACGGGATTCTTTGCCGGAAATATAATTCAAGCTTCGTTATTTGGATTGATGCATGGCGCATTGTTCTACTCTTCCGTACCGCTGTACGCAGCGATTGCCCTTGCAATCGCAACGGGGGGGATGGGATGGTTCATGGGATGGATAAATGAGAAAAAGGCGGGCGGCTCCATCCTTCCGAGCTGGTTTATCCATGGATTTGCCAACTTGGCCAGTTCTTTCGCTGCCATGGCAAACATCATCTAA
- a CDS encoding cupin domain-containing protein: MQKSNLAQFQEYQDNKFTKRIIHKEAENVIFMLNFSPGAELPTHNHLGANVYILVVDGAGTVISDGTETAVAAGDVLHITGDERFSYRNGTDAVSSLYVVLTKTPDERYAQNI; encoded by the coding sequence ATGCAAAAGAGTAACCTGGCCCAGTTTCAGGAATATCAGGACAATAAATTTACGAAGCGCATTATTCACAAGGAAGCGGAAAATGTCATTTTTATGCTGAATTTTAGTCCGGGAGCCGAGCTGCCGACCCATAATCATCTGGGCGCCAACGTATATATTCTCGTTGTTGACGGGGCGGGCACCGTAATCAGCGACGGGACGGAAACTGCAGTAGCGGCAGGGGATGTCCTTCATATTACGGGAGATGAGCGCTTCTCTTATCGCAACGGCACAGACGCGGTGTCCAGCTTATATGTCGTCTTGACGAAAACGCCCGACGAGCGTTACGCCCAAAATATTTGA
- the uvsE gene encoding UV DNA damage repair endonuclease UvsE, whose protein sequence is MLVRFGYVAMSMLVANASPSRTMTYKRFQGLADREAALRKLERIAAENLHNTLRLLKHNRAHDIRLYRMSSKLIPLVTHQELADWDPFPGLRDDFAAIGDYAKRHGMRLSFHPDHFTVLSTTRKEVLESSKRDLAYHLRMLEAMGLDARAKNNIHIGGAYGNKRAAGERFIRHAGELPEELLQRLTLENDDKTFTAAETLAVCERLGLPMVLDIHHHQVNNEGEPLEELWPRIARTWETPYAQAGASPDDPLPPKIHVSSPRSEKDPRGHADEVDVMPLLHFLRMAAAHTERLDVMIEAKHKDKALFKLMDDLAAYEGEGVALADQASVRIAP, encoded by the coding sequence ATGCTTGTCCGATTCGGGTACGTGGCCATGTCGATGCTGGTGGCGAACGCTTCCCCGTCTCGCACGATGACGTATAAGCGCTTCCAGGGGCTGGCCGATCGAGAGGCGGCGCTGCGCAAGCTGGAGCGGATTGCGGCGGAGAATCTGCATAATACCCTCCGGCTGCTAAAGCATAACCGCGCGCATGATATCCGGCTGTACCGCATGTCCTCGAAGCTGATTCCGCTGGTGACCCACCAGGAGCTGGCCGATTGGGATCCGTTCCCGGGGCTGCGGGATGATTTCGCTGCCATCGGGGATTATGCGAAGCGGCACGGCATGCGCCTGTCGTTCCACCCCGATCACTTCACCGTGCTCAGCACGACGCGGAAGGAAGTGCTGGAGAGCTCGAAGCGCGATCTGGCCTATCATCTTCGGATGCTGGAGGCGATGGGGCTCGACGCGCGGGCGAAGAACAATATCCACATCGGCGGCGCTTACGGCAACAAGCGAGCGGCCGGTGAGCGGTTCATCCGCCATGCAGGGGAACTGCCGGAAGAACTGCTGCAGCGTCTGACGCTGGAGAATGACGATAAGACCTTCACGGCGGCCGAGACATTGGCCGTCTGTGAGCGGCTCGGGCTGCCTATGGTGCTCGACATCCATCATCATCAGGTCAATAATGAAGGCGAGCCGCTGGAAGAGCTGTGGCCCCGCATCGCGAGGACATGGGAGACGCCGTATGCCCAGGCCGGCGCCTCGCCGGACGATCCGCTCCCGCCGAAGATTCACGTCTCCAGCCCGAGGAGCGAGAAGGATCCTCGCGGCCATGCCGACGAAGTCGATGTTATGCCGCTGCTTCATTTTTTGCGGATGGCTGCCGCCCATACGGAGCGGCTGGACGTGATGATTGAGGCGAAGCACAAGGATAAGGCCTTGTTCAAGCTGATGGATGATCTCGCCGCTTATGAGGGAGAAGGGGTTGCGCTCGCGGATCAGGCCAGCGTCCGAATCGCTCCATAA
- a CDS encoding NAD(P)/FAD-dependent oxidoreductase has protein sequence MAENRHYVIVGSGVASVHAAKAIRDHDNEAQISIFGEEPALPYNRVKLSKGLFTDLHSEKILIKKEKWFRENRIAVHDSTRISSIHTEKKAVITADGREIAYHKLLLCTGATNRKLSLEGASLPNVHNIRDRHDADKFKAALQTGDRVCVIGGGIQGLETAWALIQAGYSVKIIEAGPRLMPRQLDAPSASILMTNSVECGAEVSLGQGVTRIIGAGRADGIELEDGSILACEHIVYSIGAIPNIALAREAGLEAGSGIIVNERMQTNNSHIYAAGDCAEFQGQVDGLWGSAIEQGQVAGANMANHKAVYQRPVPMTLSNTFNTPLFSIGLVDAQQCDTSITDSAQGRYRRIFIKGGSLCGAIAFDNAAASLPYKAAIEETLPLDGIDVASCSIEEVMNEIARRLQ, from the coding sequence ATGGCCGAGAACCGCCATTATGTTATTGTGGGCAGCGGAGTTGCCTCCGTACATGCAGCCAAAGCGATCAGAGATCATGACAATGAAGCGCAAATCTCCATTTTTGGGGAAGAACCGGCCCTTCCATACAACAGGGTAAAGCTATCGAAAGGCTTGTTTACCGATTTGCACAGTGAAAAAATACTAATCAAGAAAGAAAAATGGTTCCGCGAAAACCGAATTGCAGTGCATGACAGCACCCGGATCTCTTCTATTCATACCGAGAAAAAAGCGGTTATAACCGCTGACGGCCGCGAGATAGCGTATCATAAGCTTCTTCTATGTACAGGAGCCACGAATCGCAAGCTGAGTCTGGAGGGTGCTTCCCTTCCCAACGTGCATAACATTCGGGACAGGCATGATGCGGACAAGTTCAAGGCAGCCTTGCAGACCGGGGACCGGGTCTGTGTCATCGGGGGCGGCATTCAAGGGTTGGAAACAGCCTGGGCGCTTATCCAGGCCGGATATTCCGTCAAGATTATCGAGGCCGGACCGCGGCTAATGCCCCGGCAGTTGGACGCCCCATCTGCGTCGATATTGATGACAAATTCCGTTGAATGCGGAGCGGAGGTCAGTCTGGGTCAAGGCGTCACCCGCATCATTGGCGCAGGCCGCGCAGACGGGATAGAGCTTGAAGACGGCTCGATTCTCGCTTGCGAGCATATCGTCTATTCGATTGGAGCCATTCCGAACATAGCGCTTGCGCGCGAGGCAGGCCTGGAAGCCGGTTCGGGCATTATCGTCAACGAGCGAATGCAGACAAACAATAGCCATATTTATGCCGCCGGAGACTGCGCCGAATTCCAGGGCCAGGTGGACGGCCTGTGGGGAAGTGCCATTGAGCAGGGACAAGTGGCCGGGGCCAATATGGCCAACCACAAAGCGGTTTACCAGCGGCCGGTTCCGATGACTTTGTCCAACACATTCAACACCCCCTTATTTTCTATCGGTCTGGTGGATGCACAACAGTGCGATACCAGCATAACCGATTCGGCGCAAGGGCGTTACAGACGGATTTTTATCAAAGGCGGTTCCCTGTGCGGAGCGATTGCCTTCGATAACGCTGCCGCTTCCTTACCGTATAAAGCCGCTATTGAAGAAACGCTTCCTCTGGATGGAATCGATGTTGCAAGCTGCAGCATAGAGGAAGTCATGAATGAAATCGCCAGAAGATTGCAATGA
- a CDS encoding RNA polymerase sigma factor: MGNAESVRYDLETALERYKHPLYRYCLHLCGSASDADDLFQDVWVRALKHWDRYDGNRSLENWLFTIATNLYRDRYRKAKRWLGRMKQYFNPELQQRDIANIPGSADDPEDLLIASYRKELVRRALSRLKDEHRILLVLYYFEECTYQEAAEILRIPEGTVKSRLNSAKKALKREVEVAERERDGD; encoded by the coding sequence GTGGGGAACGCGGAATCGGTCCGCTATGATTTGGAAACGGCGTTGGAACGATACAAGCATCCTCTCTACCGCTACTGTCTTCACCTATGCGGCTCGGCTTCGGATGCGGACGATCTGTTCCAAGACGTGTGGGTTCGCGCCTTGAAGCATTGGGATCGATATGATGGGAACAGGAGCCTGGAGAATTGGCTGTTCACCATCGCGACGAATCTGTACCGGGACCGCTATCGCAAGGCGAAGCGGTGGCTGGGCCGCATGAAGCAATATTTTAATCCGGAGCTCCAGCAGCGGGACATCGCGAATATTCCAGGGTCTGCGGATGACCCTGAAGACCTATTGATAGCTTCGTACCGCAAGGAACTGGTTCGCCGCGCGCTAAGCAGGCTCAAGGACGAGCATCGCATTCTCCTCGTGCTGTATTACTTCGAGGAGTGCACTTATCAGGAAGCGGCCGAGATATTGCGCATCCCGGAGGGGACAGTCAAATCCCGGCTGAATTCGGCGAAGAAGGCATTGAAAAGGGAAGTGGAGGTGGCAGAACGTGAAAGAGACGGAGATTGA
- a CDS encoding FprA family A-type flavoprotein, with translation MHTENKLSKDIYWVGKIDRREVPFHRLLLAKGTTYNSYLLKTGKPTVIDTVDIAFGREFVDKISEMIDPLDIQYIVINHTEPDHSGGLAALAAKATNATIVCTEIAVPEIQQMYKLHHRNYLVVKDGDQLDIGGKTLLFKETPYLHTEETMITYCIEDKILFPCDIFSTHVAVDHLFADEAELDITEDFIGYYRAIIHPHRRYVRTLMEAIRDLEIDIIAPSHGFILRRGIAKYIGLYAELSTDTKDGKQVTIVYATLKNNTKKMAHILRDCFHENNIAVELWDVDKADEADILHSIGTADAVLVGSSTKYADMTGKLEALLQKMQKMDLAGKLAAAFGSYGWSGEAIEVVQDYLNQTNMTVQSTSSVIKSTGMTHVEFPVRVRFSPQEEDKIKKIRNAAEFISDLLLSAV, from the coding sequence ATGCACACGGAAAATAAGCTGTCCAAAGATATTTACTGGGTCGGAAAAATCGATCGCCGCGAGGTTCCCTTTCATCGTCTTCTGTTAGCAAAAGGGACAACCTATAATTCCTATTTGCTCAAAACCGGTAAACCAACGGTTATAGATACGGTAGATATCGCGTTCGGAAGAGAGTTCGTCGACAAAATATCGGAAATGATCGATCCGCTTGATATCCAATATATTGTCATCAACCATACCGAACCCGATCATTCAGGCGGTCTGGCGGCGCTGGCTGCCAAGGCAACCAATGCCACGATTGTCTGTACGGAAATTGCCGTACCGGAAATTCAACAAATGTACAAGCTTCACCACCGCAATTACCTGGTGGTCAAGGATGGAGATCAGCTTGATATCGGAGGCAAGACGCTTCTCTTCAAAGAAACACCCTATCTGCATACGGAAGAAACCATGATCACGTATTGCATAGAGGATAAAATATTGTTTCCTTGCGATATTTTCAGCACCCATGTCGCCGTGGATCATCTCTTTGCCGATGAAGCGGAATTGGATATCACGGAGGATTTCATTGGATATTACCGGGCCATTATCCATCCGCACCGAAGATATGTCCGGACACTGATGGAAGCCATCCGGGATTTGGAGATCGACATCATTGCCCCTTCCCATGGCTTTATACTGCGGCGCGGCATCGCCAAGTACATCGGCTTGTATGCCGAGCTCAGCACCGACACGAAGGACGGCAAACAAGTAACCATCGTCTATGCAACGCTCAAAAATAACACCAAAAAAATGGCCCATATTTTGAGAGATTGCTTTCATGAAAACAATATCGCCGTCGAACTGTGGGACGTGGACAAGGCTGACGAGGCTGACATCTTGCACAGCATCGGGACTGCGGACGCCGTCTTGGTCGGCAGTTCGACGAAATATGCGGATATGACCGGAAAATTGGAGGCCCTGCTGCAGAAAATGCAGAAGATGGACCTGGCAGGAAAGCTTGCGGCAGCCTTCGGATCTTACGGTTGGAGCGGCGAGGCGATTGAGGTGGTTCAGGATTATTTGAATCAGACGAACATGACCGTACAAAGCACCTCCAGCGTAATCAAGTCAACCGGCATGACGCATGTGGAATTCCCTGTGCGCGTGCGCTTCTCTCCACAGGAGGAAGACAAAATCAAAAAAATCAGAAATGCTGCCGAATTCATCTCGGACTTGCTGCTTAGTGCGGTCTAA
- a CDS encoding stalk domain-containing protein, with protein sequence MTIKVNNNVVEADEESSLLHYKGRTYLPLRAVAQAMGGWVSYDPRTKRIDIDHQPMKTMKSSKNARTRKGNFTLSLYSSKTVYKAGEPIDIWSTLQYEGDDRIEIIHPNRMILYSIRDEAGQATEDMTQVARKQTVFEPGDMVLDALNSFHLVTYNFLYNRDTAPEAVVNDPFSDNVRRAFLPAGKYRILAYTSSLEEEGAGEKLDELRVELEIEVQE encoded by the coding sequence GTGACGATAAAAGTGAACAACAATGTAGTCGAAGCGGATGAAGAGTCTTCTCTTCTTCATTACAAGGGACGAACCTATCTGCCGCTTCGCGCCGTTGCCCAGGCGATGGGCGGATGGGTCAGTTACGATCCGCGAACGAAGCGGATTGATATCGATCATCAGCCGATGAAGACGATGAAATCGAGCAAGAACGCGAGGACCCGGAAGGGAAACTTCACGTTGTCGCTCTATTCATCGAAGACCGTATATAAGGCAGGAGAGCCGATAGACATCTGGTCGACGCTACAATATGAAGGTGATGATCGTATAGAAATCATTCATCCGAATCGGATGATACTCTATTCCATTCGGGACGAAGCGGGGCAAGCTACAGAGGACATGACCCAGGTTGCGCGCAAGCAAACGGTATTCGAGCCGGGGGACATGGTGCTGGATGCCCTGAATTCCTTTCATTTGGTAACTTATAATTTTCTATATAATAGAGACACTGCACCGGAGGCTGTCGTAAACGATCCGTTCAGCGACAATGTAAGGCGCGCTTTCTTGCCAGCTGGCAAGTACCGAATTCTGGCTTATACTTCTTCATTGGAAGAGGAGGGAGCCGGAGAGAAGCTCGATGAACTGCGGGTGGAGTTGGAGATCGAGGTGCAGGAGTAA
- a CDS encoding response regulator — translation MLNTVMKPEAAPSVKEKVHRLCANVSDRLGVILLHAQPFGSNWEAQVREWLSADRNLRFELLRDAAHDILAVLLPDCALDMTHYHALQLKMLLEQSHVGKPIVCAIAALDNPAEAEALLFNRWLELKTMDGTAGICVLHDELEAPDAKKILIVDHDDSVREFLQIQLKLQGYEVHAAIDAITALDLIRKEGYDLIVTELNLYGLNGLPFISQIQKMELAKEPKIVILSEQRVGSTIEHCFQQGVSDYITKPFSPADLDARIKSCF, via the coding sequence ATGCTGAACACGGTAATGAAACCGGAAGCTGCACCGTCTGTCAAAGAAAAGGTCCATCGCTTGTGCGCCAATGTCAGCGACCGCCTGGGGGTGATTCTTCTTCACGCTCAACCGTTCGGTTCGAACTGGGAAGCGCAGGTACGGGAGTGGCTCTCGGCTGACCGGAATCTCCGCTTCGAGCTGCTGCGGGATGCGGCGCATGACATTCTGGCCGTGCTGCTGCCGGACTGCGCGCTCGACATGACCCACTATCATGCGCTGCAGCTGAAGATGCTGCTCGAGCAGAGCCATGTCGGCAAGCCGATCGTATGCGCGATAGCCGCGCTGGATAACCCGGCGGAAGCGGAAGCGCTCCTCTTCAACCGCTGGTTGGAGCTGAAGACGATGGACGGTACCGCCGGCATCTGCGTCCTGCACGATGAGCTGGAGGCGCCTGATGCGAAGAAAATTCTCATCGTCGACCATGACGACAGCGTGCGCGAGTTCCTGCAGATTCAGCTCAAGCTCCAAGGCTATGAGGTGCACGCGGCAATCGATGCGATCACCGCCCTGGACCTGATCCGGAAGGAAGGCTACGACCTGATCGTCACCGAACTCAATCTGTATGGGTTGAACGGCTTGCCGTTCATTTCCCAGATTCAGAAGATGGAACTGGCCAAAGAGCCCAAAATCGTCATTCTGTCGGAGCAGCGCGTAGGAAGTACAATCGAGCACTGCTTCCAGCAGGGCGTCAGCGATTATATTACGAAGCCATTCTCGCCGGCGGATTTAGACGCCAGAATCAAAAGCTGTTTTTAA
- the fabI gene encoding enoyl-ACP reductase FabI has protein sequence MTQLLAGKNIVVMGVANDRSIAWAIAQSLAAQGARLAFTYESERVEGRVRKLAETIPNSIILPCNVTVDEDIDALASRLREEFGTLHGLVHSIAFAKTEELQGMYVDTSRAGFALANDISAYSLVAVAQRLHPLMTEGGSIMTMTYLGAERAMKNYNVMGVAKAALEASVRYLANDLGQHNIRVNAISAGPIRTLAAKGISDFNSILKEVEEKAPLRRTTETAEVGDTAMFLMSHLSRGITGEVIYVDGGFHIIGV, from the coding sequence ATGACTCAATTATTGGCAGGTAAAAATATCGTCGTCATGGGCGTAGCGAACGATCGCAGCATCGCTTGGGCGATTGCGCAGTCTTTAGCCGCTCAAGGCGCAAGATTGGCATTTACATATGAGAGCGAACGGGTAGAAGGCCGTGTGCGCAAGCTGGCGGAGACGATTCCGAATTCGATCATTCTCCCTTGCAACGTGACCGTCGATGAAGATATCGATGCGCTGGCAAGCCGCCTTCGGGAAGAATTCGGCACGCTGCACGGACTCGTGCACAGCATTGCCTTCGCGAAGACGGAGGAGCTGCAAGGGATGTATGTCGACACGTCCCGCGCAGGCTTCGCCCTGGCGAATGACATCAGCGCTTACTCGCTCGTCGCGGTGGCCCAGCGCCTGCATCCGCTGATGACGGAAGGCGGCAGCATCATGACGATGACGTATCTGGGCGCTGAGCGCGCGATGAAGAATTACAACGTCATGGGCGTGGCGAAGGCAGCGCTTGAGGCGTCGGTTCGCTATTTGGCGAACGATCTCGGACAACATAACATTCGCGTCAACGCCATCTCGGCCGGACCGATCCGCACATTGGCTGCGAAGGGCATCAGCGATTTCAACTCCATCCTCAAGGAAGTGGAAGAGAAAGCGCCGCTCCGCCGCACAACGGAAACCGCAGAGGTGGGCGACACCGCGATGTTCCTGATGAGCCATCTGTCGCGAGGCATCACGGGAGAAGTAATCTATGTAGACGGCGGTTTCCATATTATCGGAGTATAA
- a CDS encoding nucleotide sugar dehydrogenase, translated as MYAANLKHNIENQSSVVGVIGLGYVGLPLAVEMCKQGFRVIGIDLNPSKIASIRKGHSYIKDVSDETLQQCMDTGRFMATNEYEHIREMDAVSICVPTPLSENQDPDTSYITQVVDQLKQYMKKGTLITLESTTYPGTTEELIQREIEKLGYRAGEDFFLCFSPERVDPSNTKYNTFNTPKVIGGATPTCLELGAALYSRVVMKVVPVSSTKVAEMSKLLENTFRSINIAFINEMAMMCDRMSIDIWEVIEAASTKPFGFMPFYPGPGIGGHCIPLDPMYLSWKAKGFRFYSKFIDIAQSINANMPYYVVEKAGRILNQSSKSLNHSKILILGMAYKSDIDDLRESPGLEVYELFKASGANVDYYDPHATHFISKSGKMVRTIDYNLEDFGTYDCMVLITSHQSFDYEVLADLGIPILDTRNAFKGIERPNIFKLGNSVQQIQSEWDQVVLV; from the coding sequence ATGTATGCCGCCAATTTGAAACACAACATCGAAAATCAATCGTCTGTCGTCGGAGTCATCGGTCTCGGATATGTCGGTCTTCCGCTTGCGGTCGAGATGTGCAAGCAAGGGTTCCGCGTCATCGGAATTGACTTGAATCCTTCCAAGATCGCCAGCATCCGCAAAGGGCACTCCTACATTAAGGACGTCAGCGATGAGACGCTGCAACAATGCATGGACACAGGACGGTTCATGGCTACGAACGAATACGAGCATATCCGCGAGATGGATGCGGTCAGCATTTGCGTCCCGACGCCGCTGAGCGAGAATCAGGATCCGGACACGTCGTACATTACGCAAGTCGTGGATCAATTGAAGCAGTATATGAAGAAGGGGACCCTCATTACGCTGGAGAGCACGACTTATCCGGGTACGACGGAGGAGCTCATTCAACGGGAGATCGAGAAGCTAGGCTACCGCGCGGGAGAGGATTTCTTCCTCTGCTTCTCGCCGGAGCGGGTCGATCCTTCTAACACAAAATACAATACGTTCAACACGCCGAAGGTCATCGGCGGCGCCACCCCGACCTGCCTGGAGCTGGGGGCTGCGCTCTACAGCCGCGTCGTCATGAAGGTCGTGCCGGTCTCGTCCACGAAGGTGGCCGAAATGTCCAAGCTGCTGGAGAACACGTTCCGCAGCATCAATATCGCCTTCATCAACGAGATGGCGATGATGTGCGACCGGATGAGCATCGACATCTGGGAAGTCATCGAAGCGGCTTCGACGAAGCCGTTCGGATTCATGCCATTCTACCCGGGACCAGGCATCGGCGGCCACTGCATCCCGCTTGATCCGATGTACCTGTCCTGGAAGGCGAAGGGCTTCCGCTTCTACAGCAAATTCATCGATATCGCCCAATCGATCAATGCGAACATGCCTTACTATGTCGTGGAGAAGGCCGGACGGATTCTGAACCAGAGCTCCAAATCGCTCAATCATTCCAAGATCCTCATCCTCGGGATGGCGTACAAATCCGACATCGACGATCTCCGGGAGTCGCCGGGACTGGAAGTGTACGAGCTGTTCAAGGCGAGCGGCGCCAATGTCGATTACTACGATCCGCATGCTACTCACTTCATTAGCAAGTCGGGCAAAATGGTGCGTACTATCGACTACAATCTTGAGGACTTCGGAACGTATGACTGCATGGTGCTGATTACGAGTCACCAGTCATTCGATTATGAAGTGCTGGCGGATCTGGGCATTCCGATTCTGGATACCCGCAACGCCTTCAAGGGCATTGAGCGGCCGAATATTTTCAAGCTGGGCAATTCGGTGCAGCAAATTCAGAGCGAGTGGGATCAGGTTGTTCTGGTCTAG
- a CDS encoding SGNH/GDSL hydrolase family protein, giving the protein MFWSRPLLWLFRRSEEGGWRPSFLTGQHGLKVAVLLCYMVVAPLLLSQAGTENTRATWLWETKWMAEVPAEVVSFAQEQRINLIYLQIDQEQEAESYRRFIRMAREAGIQVHALEGKPEWAKPDRREEGVGFIRWVRDYNAAVPEEERFSGVHFDVEPYLLPGWKEEQARIVKEWSDSMDRWIREARDAGLFIAADVPFWLDKIPAPGDEVSMSVWVQERFDAITIMAYRNHVNAIYDVAAADLSIGERLNRPVLVGVELGQTDEGESVSFHGQSEHYFAYHLRALEQQGGSHPSFAGVAIHHLRAWYDKVYGAE; this is encoded by the coding sequence TTGTTCTGGTCTAGACCGCTTCTATGGCTGTTCCGTCGGAGCGAGGAAGGCGGTTGGCGGCCCTCGTTCCTTACCGGGCAGCACGGGCTGAAGGTGGCCGTGCTGCTCTGCTATATGGTGGTCGCTCCTCTGCTGCTCAGCCAGGCCGGAACGGAGAATACGCGGGCGACCTGGCTGTGGGAGACGAAGTGGATGGCGGAAGTGCCGGCCGAGGTCGTCTCCTTTGCCCAGGAGCAGCGGATCAATCTGATCTATCTGCAGATTGATCAGGAGCAGGAAGCGGAGTCTTACCGCCGCTTCATCCGCATGGCCCGCGAGGCCGGCATCCAGGTGCATGCCCTCGAAGGGAAGCCCGAGTGGGCCAAGCCCGACCGCCGTGAGGAGGGCGTCGGCTTCATCCGCTGGGTCCGCGATTACAATGCGGCCGTTCCGGAGGAGGAGCGGTTCAGCGGCGTCCATTTCGATGTCGAGCCTTATCTCCTGCCGGGCTGGAAGGAGGAGCAGGCCCGCATCGTGAAGGAGTGGTCGGACAGTATGGACCGCTGGATTCGTGAGGCCCGGGATGCGGGGCTGTTCATCGCGGCCGACGTGCCCTTCTGGCTGGACAAGATTCCGGCGCCAGGGGATGAGGTCTCGATGAGCGTCTGGGTGCAGGAACGGTTCGACGCCATCACGATTATGGCGTACCGCAACCACGTCAATGCGATCTATGACGTGGCCGCCGCCGATCTGAGCATCGGGGAGCGGCTGAACCGGCCGGTCCTCGTCGGCGTCGAGCTGGGCCAGACCGACGAAGGCGAGAGCGTGTCGTTCCATGGCCAGTCGGAGCATTATTTTGCTTACCATCTTCGGGCGCTGGAGCAGCAGGGCGGAAGCCATCCGTCCTTCGCCGGCGTCGCCATCCATCATCTGAGGGCATGGTACGACAAGGTGTATGGAGCGGAATGA
- a CDS encoding zinc ribbon domain-containing protein, whose translation MRTKRLFIAITAIVAIFAIGIGAFGIVEMSRAGEYLLAYVLFPGALLAMAALVLIIGRFIYKDAARHGMDPWLWMTIAVYVPNLIGVILYFVARSRSEAPDHASIPCRNCGRLLTDDQLYCPRCGTERGRLCERCRNPLHPSWEYCPGCGAGPFKHGQEMKSKE comes from the coding sequence ATGAGAACGAAGCGCTTATTTATTGCGATCACGGCTATCGTCGCGATATTTGCAATCGGCATCGGCGCGTTCGGCATCGTGGAGATGTCGCGGGCCGGTGAGTATTTGTTGGCCTATGTCCTATTCCCGGGAGCGCTTCTGGCCATGGCGGCGCTGGTGCTCATCATTGGAAGATTTATATATAAAGATGCCGCCCGGCACGGCATGGATCCGTGGCTATGGATGACGATTGCGGTATACGTGCCGAACCTGATCGGAGTCATCTTATATTTTGTGGCCCGCAGCCGGAGCGAGGCCCCGGATCACGCTTCCATTCCATGCCGCAACTGCGGCCGCTTGTTGACTGACGATCAACTCTATTGTCCCCGCTGTGGAACGGAACGCGGACGGCTTTGCGAGCGGTGCCGGAACCCGCTTCATCCTTCGTGGGAATATTGTCCCGGCTGCGGGGCAGGCCCGTTCAAGCACGGACAAGAGATGAAGAGTAAGGAATGA
- the rd gene encoding rubredoxin, giving the protein MKKYICQPCGYIYDPSVGDPDEDILPGTAFEELPEDWVCPVCGEDKSQFAPIEN; this is encoded by the coding sequence ATGAAAAAATATATATGTCAGCCTTGCGGATATATTTACGATCCAAGCGTAGGCGATCCTGATGAAGATATTTTGCCTGGCACCGCGTTCGAGGAGCTTCCCGAGGATTGGGTGTGCCCAGTGTGCGGGGAAGACAAGAGCCAATTCGCGCCTATTGAAAACTAA